The genomic region CGATCAAACCCCGTGGCTCAAACGTTTACCGAGCGAGTATTTCCGTGAACATATCCGAATTGGATCACAGCCGATGCACGAGCCTGAGAAACCGGAGCAGATGTACCAGATGTTGGAGATGCTGCACGCGGATGAAACGTTGATATTCTGCTCGGATTTCCCGCATTTCGATTGGAACGATCCGGTAACGGTTTTCCCGAAGCTTCCAGAGGACTTGCACCACCGTATCTTTGCCCAGAACGCGCTCGATATCCTTCGATTGGATTTAGAGGAAACCAAAGGATCCGCGAATCCAGTAGCGAATTAACCGAAACACAAAGCGGTAGCCTGCAACAACGGCGCAGGCGACTCATGAGAAAAGCAGTTGAAGTTTCAGATTCCTGTCATTTTTCCGCAAGGTAAGTTAAAAATATGGCACGTGTTGTTGTTGGAAAAGTATCGGAGATTCCACCGGGGAAACGCAAAATCATCGTGCCGTTTCGTGGCAAAGCAGGCATCGGTGTCTTTAACGTTGATGGCAACTTTTACGCGGTTCGCAACATCTGTCCCCATAGGCGTGGACCCCTCTGCACAGGTGAGCTCAGTGGTCGGTTTGCTGCCGATGCGCCGCCTTCAATTCACGGAGTGATGCTCTCTGTTGAGGGTTTAGGTGAAGTGCTACGTTGTCCGTGGCATCAGTGGACATTTGATATTGCGACCGGACAGTGCCTCGTCGATGAAACATTACGGGTAGCGACTTATCCCGTTAAGATTGAGGGTGATGATATTATAGTTGAATACGATGGCTAAGTTATCTGAAAAATCGGTTTCTCTGGAATAGTTAGCAACTTAGGTAAATTAGGGGACTTAACTTGCTGAAAGGCACGCAATATGCCGAAACGGAGGACAAAATGATTAACAGAACTCTGAGACAAGTGTTTGTTTTAGCCGTTATAGCGACCGTTCTAATGGTTACAAACACAGCACACGCGCGTCAGGCGGTTACCGATGGGTTGGTGAGTTACTGGTCCTTTAATAAGGATTCAGTCGCAGGTAAAACGGTTAAAGATATTTTTGGTGCTAACGATGGAACCATGGACGGGAATGTCGCAGTCGTTGACGGTAAAGTTGGTGAGGCGCTCAAGTTTAGTGGGGGGCATGTTGATTGTGGAGCAGACAAGAGCTTAACCGACATTGGCGATCAGATTACATTGGAGGCGTGGATAAAACCTGAAAAACCGGGGTGGGCGATTTTCGCAGGCATCTCGAGGTCGGGAAATAATTCTTATGTGATTGCGTGGTCAGACCAAACTCGGGTTGATTTTAATCTCTGGAACGGTGCCTTAGAGACGTGGCCCTTTCACAGTGTAGGTCAGCCCGATGTGGGTAAATGGCATCACATTGCTGGTGTTTACGACGGTTCCGAAGCCCTCATTTATATCAATGGTGAAGTGGATAATGAGAAGAAATTCGAGGGTGCTCTCAAACATAATGGAGAGAATTTTTGGATGGGTGCCAGAAAATCGGATGGACTCCCTTACCACGGTCTTCTTGACGAGCTTCGCCTCTACAACCGCGGTCTCAGCCAAGAGGAGATTGAACAGAATCTTGAGGCGGAAGGGCTTGCCGTTGAACCGACCCAGAAATTGGCACTCACTTGGGGAATGATAAAGGTTTCAGAGTAGGGACATCCGTTGTGGTTGTCCCTAAAAACTGCGGATGAACGAGCAAACACGCTTTTCCATTGAAGAATTCACGCCCGACCATCCGGATTGGCGGGAGTTTGTCGCGTTTGTCAATGACTTGAACCAAGAGGATTGGGCGTTTAATCCATATTTTGAGCAGTTTTCACGCTATTTCTTGGCGGCGAAACAGGATGGAGCTATCGTTGGATTTCTTATGTTTGTTGTGTGGGACATTGGTCCTCATGACCGTGATCATCCACCCATTCAGATAGACGGAAAAACACTGAGAGAGGCGAAGATCCTCGCGTTTGGTGTGAAGGACGGATACCGACGGCAAGGCATCGGCACTGCACTTCAAGAATATACCATCCAGCAAGCGAAGTTGTTTGGCTGTTACCAAGTGCGGTCTGTCAGCGGCGAGAATCATCCTGAAAACCATCAACTTAAGCTTTCTATGGGATTTGCTGTCGAGCCGATGGAACGCGATGAAAAGTGTTTGGCTTTTGTCATGCCTCTTAAACGACGAAAAAGCAGTAACTTCTCATGAAACAATTAACGGACGCTGAGAAGCAGCAGCTTGAGGGAAAAATTAAAAAAGAACAGGAACGCCAGCAGACACTTCGGGAAACGAATCCGGACCTACCAGAATCTTTTGAAGCGGCATCAACAAAAACGCTTCTTCCAAAGAGATTTGCGACGAAGCATCTCTGGAAATACGGTCTGCTCGGAATTATTCTTTGTCTGCTTGCCTTCAACGTGTTTCAATTTCTCAGGTGGGACGATTTTGGTTCTAACAGGGGTATCAATCTCAACCTTCTGATTGCATTGATGTTACTGTTCAATCATATTGCCATTTTCTTCACAAAAACAGGGTGGAAAAGTCATGTGATGAAAACGGTCGCGTATGCTTGGATAGTATTGGTATTCGTTTACCTATACATCTCTTGGGGAGTTTAGGGATTGGATTGCTTGACAGATCGCCATTTTACGAATTTTTTAGTTAGAACTTACGCAATTTTTTGATAACCACGGACATCCCACACGCCGCTGGCGAGGTTTCAAACCTCGCCAGCGAAGGGAGCTGCGTAAGTCCTATTAGTGTACAAATGGGCTGAATTGGGAAAATATCAGGTTATGCCACTGCTTGTTCTTGTGAAACACGCTTTATCGCAGATTGATCCGAAGGTTCCTGCTAATCAGTGGAGGCTTTCTGAAAGAGGGCAGCACCTTAGCCACATACTTGCTCAGCAGTTAGCACAGTATGAGCTTGATCTCATTTTTAGTAGCGTTGAGCCTAAAGCAATAGAAACGGCGCGTATCGTAGCCACTACTCTTGAAAAGCGGATTGAGATCGTTGAAGGGTTACACGAACATGATCGAAGCAATGTAGGGTTTCTGAAGAAGAAAACGTTTGAAGCATCAGTCGCCCGATTTTTCAATCAGCCGGATCTGTTAACCTTTGGTAGTGAGACCGCAAATCAGGCGCATCACAGATTTTCGCGAGTTGTGACTGAAACAATTAAGAAATGTGACAATAAAAATATTGCCCTGATTACACACGGCACTGTCCTAACGCTTTTTGTAAGTCGCTTGGTCGGTATTGACCCCTTCGCTTTTTGGAAAGATTTAGATTTGCCGTCGTGGGTCGTTTTATCTCATCCAGATTTGGAATTAGTGAACGTATGCAAAAGTATTGACGGTCTTAATCTGGAGGAAGAATGATTAAGGCAATATTCTTTGACCTTGACGGCACACTCTGCGATTCCGATACAGCATGGGACATCGCGCAAAGAGATATGTTTCAACTTTTACGCGAGCATTATCCAGATGTTTCGGAAGAGACTCTTACAGCGGCATGGAGAACGATCCATCAAGAACTTTTTCAGCAACTCAACGCTGGAAAATGCTCTATGGCAGACGTAAGAGATTCACGTTTCCAGTGTTTATTTGAAGAATTGGATCTACCCATAGATAAGGTTATGGAAGAATTAAGCGACTTTTTCTGTTCGCGTTATCTCACAAGTTTGCATCTTTACGAAGATGTCACCGTTCTTGAGGAACTACACGCGTACCATGTCGGTATCATTACGAAC from Candidatus Poribacteria bacterium harbors:
- a CDS encoding Rieske (2Fe-2S) protein, with product MARVVVGKVSEIPPGKRKIIVPFRGKAGIGVFNVDGNFYAVRNICPHRRGPLCTGELSGRFAADAPPSIHGVMLSVEGLGEVLRCPWHQWTFDIATGQCLVDETLRVATYPVKIEGDDIIVEYDG
- a CDS encoding LamG domain-containing protein, which translates into the protein MINRTLRQVFVLAVIATVLMVTNTAHARQAVTDGLVSYWSFNKDSVAGKTVKDIFGANDGTMDGNVAVVDGKVGEALKFSGGHVDCGADKSLTDIGDQITLEAWIKPEKPGWAIFAGISRSGNNSYVIAWSDQTRVDFNLWNGALETWPFHSVGQPDVGKWHHIAGVYDGSEALIYINGEVDNEKKFEGALKHNGENFWMGARKSDGLPYHGLLDELRLYNRGLSQEEIEQNLEAEGLAVEPTQKLALTWGMIKVSE
- a CDS encoding GNAT family N-acetyltransferase; this encodes MNEQTRFSIEEFTPDHPDWREFVAFVNDLNQEDWAFNPYFEQFSRYFLAAKQDGAIVGFLMFVVWDIGPHDRDHPPIQIDGKTLREAKILAFGVKDGYRRQGIGTALQEYTIQQAKLFGCYQVRSVSGENHPENHQLKLSMGFAVEPMERDEKCLAFVMPLKRRKSSNFS
- a CDS encoding phosphoglycerate mutase family protein, which produces MPLLVLVKHALSQIDPKVPANQWRLSERGQHLSHILAQQLAQYELDLIFSSVEPKAIETARIVATTLEKRIEIVEGLHEHDRSNVGFLKKKTFEASVARFFNQPDLLTFGSETANQAHHRFSRVVTETIKKCDNKNIALITHGTVLTLFVSRLVGIDPFAFWKDLDLPSWVVLSHPDLELVNVCKSIDGLNLEEE
- a CDS encoding HAD family hydrolase translates to MIKAIFFDLDGTLCDSDTAWDIAQRDMFQLLREHYPDVSEETLTAAWRTIHQELFQQLNAGKCSMADVRDSRFQCLFEELDLPIDKVMEELSDFFCSRYLTSLHLYEDVTVLEELHAYHVGIITNGAHDEHTDSQLSKVRHLGLSERIQSLTISGEVGIRKPKVGIFKVACERADVLPEEAMFVGDTVENDIIGANRAGMTSVFIDRESDVLVPKITGERPDYSISNLYDVLSCL